The Microbacterium foliorum genome has a window encoding:
- a CDS encoding DUF5719 family protein — protein MSGTRAFRAAATGARLVTGAIVAGACVVAVVFGVTASWPSVEHKPASAEVTPLPGDTVLVCNGDFRAIGRDPANPFQMVTAGSPALSAAGSSGTADSTPLVADDLAEGGSAQRLVGEVEGREAPLLAATESISLAAEDLSGLAAAPCRPASQDSWIVGGSVQTGAEDLIVLTNPGVVPSTVTLVAHGSVRASRTVIVPAESQSAVPLTSLAAGSDLPMVHVTATGSPVRAVLQSSLTRTLDPAGVDLQDAVSAPQQHAVLPGVRLFETQGDSGDSTVVRLMSPDADAQAVVTVNALGSAAIAGTFDVPLTAGTPTELSLSALSPGEYTVRVDSDTPVLSAVRQQEGGGPRDDFAWVMPAPEIDDEVLAAVPLGPAPRLVLVNTADADVTVQVEPVTGGDPIDVDVAAGSSSSIEVRPRTVYSVKGSGPIHASVTMTDTGALAVWPLWPAAGTQQSITVYP, from the coding sequence ATGAGCGGTACGCGCGCATTCCGAGCGGCGGCGACCGGTGCCCGCCTGGTGACGGGCGCGATCGTCGCGGGCGCATGCGTGGTCGCCGTGGTGTTCGGGGTCACGGCCTCCTGGCCGTCGGTCGAGCACAAGCCCGCGAGTGCCGAGGTGACGCCGCTCCCCGGCGACACGGTGCTCGTGTGCAACGGCGATTTCCGGGCCATCGGCCGTGACCCCGCGAACCCGTTCCAGATGGTCACCGCCGGGTCTCCTGCCCTCTCGGCCGCCGGATCCTCGGGCACGGCCGACTCCACCCCGCTCGTCGCCGACGACCTCGCCGAGGGGGGATCGGCGCAACGCCTGGTCGGAGAGGTCGAGGGGCGCGAGGCCCCGCTGCTCGCCGCGACCGAGTCGATCTCTCTCGCGGCCGAAGACCTCTCGGGTCTGGCCGCCGCCCCCTGCCGTCCCGCGAGCCAGGACTCCTGGATCGTCGGCGGCTCTGTCCAGACGGGTGCCGAGGATCTCATCGTGCTCACGAACCCCGGAGTCGTGCCCTCGACCGTCACGCTCGTCGCCCACGGCTCCGTCCGGGCGTCGCGCACCGTGATCGTGCCGGCCGAATCGCAGTCGGCCGTGCCGCTGACCTCGCTCGCAGCGGGGTCTGATCTGCCGATGGTGCACGTCACCGCCACGGGCTCGCCGGTGCGCGCCGTGCTCCAGTCCTCACTCACACGCACGCTCGATCCCGCGGGCGTCGATCTGCAGGATGCCGTGTCCGCCCCGCAGCAGCACGCAGTGCTCCCGGGGGTCCGGCTCTTCGAGACCCAGGGCGACAGCGGAGACTCGACGGTCGTGCGCCTGATGTCTCCCGACGCCGATGCGCAGGCGGTCGTGACCGTGAACGCCCTGGGATCCGCGGCGATCGCCGGGACGTTCGACGTGCCCCTGACTGCGGGCACGCCGACCGAGCTGTCGCTGTCGGCGCTGTCACCGGGGGAGTACACGGTGCGGGTCGATTCCGACACGCCGGTGCTCTCCGCCGTCCGCCAGCAGGAGGGCGGCGGACCACGGGACGACTTCGCCTGGGTGATGCCCGCGCCCGAGATCGACGACGAGGTGCTCGCGGCGGTGCCGCTGGGGCCGGCTCCCCGGCTGGTGCTCGTGAACACCGCGGATGCCGACGTGACGGTGCAGGTCGAACCCGTCACCGGCGGCGATCCCATCGATGTCGACGTCGCCGCCGGATCGTCGTCGTCGATCGAGGTGCGTCCGCGCACGGTGTACTCGGTGAAGGGGTCGGGACCGATCCATGCCTCGGTGACGATGACGGACACCGGCGCGCTCGCGGTCTGGCCGCTGTGGCCGGCAGCGGGCACGCAGCAGAGCATCACCGTCTACCCCTGA
- a CDS encoding DUF3499 family protein: MNGRLCSKVGCAREAVATITYDYGDQMAALGPLGLAGHPHSHDLCAPHADRLSVPSGWIVVRHEALRA; this comes from the coding sequence ATGAACGGACGACTCTGCTCGAAGGTCGGCTGCGCGCGAGAAGCCGTGGCGACGATCACCTACGACTATGGCGACCAGATGGCCGCGCTCGGTCCTCTCGGTCTCGCGGGGCATCCGCACTCGCATGATCTGTGCGCGCCCCATGCGGATCGGCTCTCGGTACCCTCCGGATGGATCGTCGTGCGGCACGAGGCGCTGCGAGCCTGA
- a CDS encoding metallopeptidase family protein: MRPPLAPLDGRIDRFDLTVGTAVEFLRGTWPELQDVRFEIGAMPDFDATDEVPRWHLDHEQQRIVLFRLPIERLLPPGHDDIAHRKMAIESAVFRAAAEYVGREPWDFGGHDH; the protein is encoded by the coding sequence GTGCGCCCGCCCCTCGCCCCGCTCGACGGCCGCATCGACCGGTTCGATCTCACGGTCGGCACCGCCGTGGAGTTCCTGCGCGGAACCTGGCCCGAGCTGCAGGACGTCAGATTCGAGATCGGCGCGATGCCGGACTTCGACGCGACCGACGAGGTGCCCCGCTGGCACCTCGATCATGAGCAGCAGCGGATCGTGTTGTTCCGGCTGCCGATCGAACGTCTGCTGCCCCCCGGCCACGACGACATCGCGCACCGCAAGATGGCGATCGAGAGCGCCGTCTTCCGCGCCGCGGCGGAGTACGTGGGCCGAGAGCCCTGGGACTTCGGCGGCCACGACCACTGA
- a CDS encoding RDD family protein yields the protein MSAPLDASDEVLSGEAVAIDVQPVGFVLRAAGAIIDLLLGLGVFLLTVFLRIWLLNLGLLDEATDRIATVVSIVISFVVLPITMEVTLKGRSLGKLAVGGRIVRIDGGATGFRHAFIRALLGVLEIYLTLGSVAVLAGAFSARSQRLGDMVAGTYSQRVRTPALVASVPVLPPMLAGWAQIADVARLPDRLARRISQFLQSAPRMLPAARARVAQDLLAEAAPFVSPLPPEAPEVVLVGITVLRREREGRALRNADRRAEKLTGRRVGV from the coding sequence ATGTCTGCCCCGCTCGATGCCTCCGACGAGGTGCTCTCCGGCGAAGCCGTCGCGATCGACGTGCAGCCGGTGGGCTTCGTCCTGAGGGCGGCCGGAGCGATCATCGACCTGCTCCTCGGACTCGGTGTCTTTCTTCTGACCGTGTTCCTGCGGATCTGGCTGCTCAATCTGGGGCTGCTGGACGAGGCGACGGATCGCATCGCGACGGTCGTATCGATCGTGATCAGCTTCGTCGTCCTGCCGATCACCATGGAGGTCACTCTCAAGGGCCGCAGCCTCGGCAAGCTCGCGGTGGGCGGACGGATCGTGCGCATCGACGGCGGGGCGACCGGGTTCCGCCACGCGTTCATCCGTGCGCTCCTCGGCGTGCTGGAGATCTATCTGACCCTGGGAAGCGTCGCCGTCCTGGCGGGGGCGTTCAGCGCCCGATCGCAGCGGCTGGGCGACATGGTCGCGGGCACGTACAGCCAGCGGGTGCGCACGCCCGCGCTCGTCGCGAGCGTTCCCGTGCTCCCGCCGATGCTGGCAGGGTGGGCGCAGATCGCCGATGTCGCCAGACTTCCCGACCGGCTCGCCCGGCGGATCTCGCAGTTCCTGCAGAGCGCTCCCCGCATGCTCCCCGCAGCCCGTGCCCGCGTCGCGCAGGATCTGCTCGCCGAAGCCGCACCGTTCGTCTCGCCACTGCCCCCGGAGGCGCCGGAGGTCGTGCTGGTCGGGATCACGGTGCTCCGCCGCGAGCGCGAGGGCCGCGCACTGCGGAATGCCGACCGCAGGGCCGAGAAGCTCACCGGGCGACGCGTCGGCGTCTGA